CGGCACGCAGGTCGGCGGCAAAGCGCAGCAGCTTCCAGATCACGATAGAAGCCGCGCCGACGAGGGCTCCGGCTAGAAAGGTCATGATGTGGCCCCAAGGCATGCGCCTACCGGAGAGCACTGCAGGCGGGGTGTCAAGATGACGAAAGTGGCGAGACAGCCCGCTTGCGGCGGCGGGATGACACGCCATAGATGCGCACCTACCAGACCATGTCCTCCATTTTCGAACTCTTCTCTCTCCAAGGCAAAACCGCTGTCATCATTGGCGGCACCGGCGAACTCTGCGGCGCCATCGCCGAAGGCTATGCTTCCGCAGGCGCGGAAGTCGTGCTCGTCGGCCGTGATCAATCCAAGGCGGACAAGCGTCTGGAAACGATCCAGGCTGCAGGTGGTCGCGCCTACTTCCTCTCCGCGGACGCCAGCCGCAAAGCCGACCTTCAAATCCTGCTCGATCAGGTGCAGGAGCGTTCCGGCGGCTGCCAGATCCTCATCAACGGTGCCGGGGTCAATTCTGCCACGCCGTTCCTCGACATTCCTGAAGAGGAGTATGACCGGATCATGAACATCAACACCAAGGGCGTCTTCCTGGCCTGCCAGGTGTTTGGCAAATACTTCGTGGAGAACAAAATCCCCGCCTCCATCATCAATCTCGGCTCCATGTCCGGCCTGCTGCCGCTGAGCCGCGTGTTCACCTACTCCATGTCCAAGGGCGCGGTGCACAACCTCAGCAAGAACCTCGCCCGTGAGTGGGCCCCGCTGGGCATCCGCGTAAACACCCTCGTCCCCGGTTTCTTCCCCGCCGAGCAGAACAAGAAGGTGTTGACCCCGGACCGCGTGGCCAAGATCATGGGCCACACCCCGATGAACCGCTTTGGAGAGGCCAAGGAACTTGTCGCCGCAGCCCTGCTGCTGGCAGGCGCTGGCAGTTCCTTCATCACCGGCCATGAAATGGTCGTGGATGGCGGCTATTCGTCGCAGACGATCTGAAGCTAAAACTGCAGCTCCATTTACTTCAATGCTTCAACGGAGGGTGTGCTTCGTCCGAATAAAAGACGACTGCGTCTCCCCCGCTGAAGTCGCGCAGAATCAGGTACTGCTTCGGCACTCCATCCACGATTTTTAAACTGAAGTCTTCTACAAGCACAGGAGCCAACCCTATTTTTGGGTCACCTATGGCGTCGCCGCTGATGTCCACACTTTCCAAGGTCAGTCCCTCGAAAGACTCCCCCTGACAAAGTTTGAGCCATCGCCTTGGATGCTGTCGGGGGCCGGTTAAAAGGATTTCCAGCTTTTGCTTGGGCTGAGTCTCTCTCTCTTCGATGGCAGGGCTTTTCCAAGATTTGATTCGTAAATCGTTATGCACAAAAACTTCATCCGGAGTCTGTAGCATGCTGCCGAGGTCGTTTTCGTTCGAAGTACAGCTCGCCAGTCCAAAGATCAGAACAGCCATGCATGCCTTAAAGAGGACGAGTGGAGATTTCATGTTGTCATGATCTGATCAATCTCTGCTGAGAGCAAGAGACCACCACATCAAAAGCAGGCTCGTTGGTCACAAGTGCGTCTTTCTTGAAAAAAGCACCAAAGCCTGCCCGTAATGCCAGTGGTAAGACCTCTAACCACATGGCTTTTTCATCCATCAAACCTCAGCGCAGCCTCGTGGAGGAGGTGTGTGCACGCATTGCCACGGAAGTTCGTGACGGAGGAGGGACTGGCGATGGCTGGCTGCCGCCGGAACGGGATCTGGCACTGAAGCTGGGCGTGAGCCGGCCGGTGGTGAGAGAGGCGACGAAGCGGCTGGAACTGCAGGGGCTGCTGGAGGTGAAGCATGGCGTAGGAACCAAGGTGGTGGACAAGCTGCACAAGCCGCTGAACGGATCGCTGGCGCTGCTGATTCCGGATGAGGCGGAGCGGCTGCGGCAGCTGGTGCAGGTGCGTTTCATGCTGGAGCCGGAGAATGCGCGTCTGGCGGCGGAAAACGCCACGGCTGCACAGAT
The sequence above is drawn from the Prosthecobacter vanneervenii genome and encodes:
- a CDS encoding FadR/GntR family transcriptional regulator; protein product: MAFSSIKPQRSLVEEVCARIATEVRDGGGTGDGWLPPERDLALKLGVSRPVVREATKRLELQGLLEVKHGVGTKVVDKLHKPLNGSLALLIPDEAERLRQLVQVRFMLEPENARLAAENATAAQIRKLRAALKELEGTTDFSTAVEADMAFHRELAAASGNQIATLLLHSLSELMQASLTHGYSRTSTDNAVRQHAAVLNAIEKRDPSAAAKAMREHLITAEADLALPKKSKKAA
- a CDS encoding SDR family oxidoreductase → MSSIFELFSLQGKTAVIIGGTGELCGAIAEGYASAGAEVVLVGRDQSKADKRLETIQAAGGRAYFLSADASRKADLQILLDQVQERSGGCQILINGAGVNSATPFLDIPEEEYDRIMNINTKGVFLACQVFGKYFVENKIPASIINLGSMSGLLPLSRVFTYSMSKGAVHNLSKNLAREWAPLGIRVNTLVPGFFPAEQNKKVLTPDRVAKIMGHTPMNRFGEAKELVAAALLLAGAGSSFITGHEMVVDGGYSSQTI